In a single window of the Deinococcus aetherius genome:
- the mutL gene encoding DNA mismatch repair endonuclease MutL: protein MTIRVLPPHVARLIAAGEVVSRPLDVVRELVENALDAGATRVEVEVEGGGLLLVRVRDNGAGIPAEAVSLAPVRHATSKLEPEVGAVERVTTLGFRGEALWAAAQAGDLHLVTRPAAQVGAAEVFASGESVTVRRTSAPAGTTVTVRDLFARLPARLRTQAPAAVEAREITALVGRYVLHHPGLHWRLTVDGEPRLTHAPADHRGAVASVYGPLSANRVLRVDAGGVCGVVSRPELTRARRDRMHFSVNGRPVVAPPELERAVIEGFAELIPSGVAPLCVLDLRIAPEDHNPNVHPAKQVVALADLPGVATRVREAVTAALAAHPLARNAPSLIAPPEPQAAPNRGNFPDLTLVGVYQELYLLAQGEGDLWVVDAHAAHERALYEHFTRTLGSAPPVELPEPELLHLTPEQVARLHERGAELRAWGLVIEDFGAGLARLRALPAVLAALPVPRLHEEIAEAALGENPDPRRHVLARLACAPALKAGMLDGSRGEAVLASLGTCEQPWSCPHGRPTTLRLSERDLAHAFGRRGVRDVARGRDTGEGQRVGPFRE from the coding sequence ATGACCATCCGCGTCCTCCCCCCCCACGTCGCCCGGCTGATCGCCGCAGGCGAGGTCGTCTCCCGCCCGCTCGACGTGGTGCGCGAACTCGTGGAGAACGCACTGGACGCCGGGGCCACGCGCGTCGAGGTGGAGGTGGAGGGGGGCGGCCTTCTGCTGGTGCGGGTGCGGGACAACGGGGCGGGCATCCCGGCGGAGGCAGTCTCCCTCGCGCCCGTGCGGCACGCGACGAGCAAGCTGGAACCGGAGGTGGGGGCGGTGGAGCGCGTGACGACCCTCGGCTTCCGGGGCGAGGCGCTGTGGGCGGCGGCGCAGGCGGGGGACCTCCATCTGGTGACACGACCGGCGGCACAGGTGGGGGCGGCGGAGGTGTTCGCTTCAGGCGAGTCCGTGACCGTGCGCCGCACCTCCGCCCCGGCGGGGACGACGGTGACGGTGCGGGACCTCTTCGCCCGCCTGCCCGCCCGCCTGCGCACCCAGGCCCCGGCGGCGGTCGAGGCGCGCGAGATCACGGCGCTCGTGGGCCGCTACGTCCTGCACCACCCCGGCCTCCACTGGCGGCTGACGGTGGACGGCGAGCCGCGCCTGACCCACGCTCCCGCCGATCACCGGGGCGCGGTGGCGAGCGTGTACGGGCCGCTGAGCGCGAACCGTGTTCTCCGGGTGGACGCCGGGGGCGTGTGCGGCGTCGTCTCCCGCCCCGAACTCACCCGCGCCCGCCGCGACCGGATGCACTTCAGCGTGAACGGTCGGCCTGTGGTGGCCCCGCCTGAGCTGGAGAGGGCCGTGATCGAGGGCTTCGCCGAACTCATCCCCTCGGGTGTCGCTCCGCTGTGCGTGCTCGACCTCCGCATCGCCCCCGAGGACCACAACCCGAACGTGCACCCCGCCAAACAGGTCGTCGCCCTCGCCGATCTGCCGGGCGTGGCGACCCGGGTGCGGGAGGCGGTGACGGCAGCCCTCGCCGCGCACCCCCTCGCCCGCAACGCGCCCAGCCTGATCGCTCCCCCCGAGCCGCAGGCTGCGCCCAACCGGGGCAACTTCCCCGACCTCACGCTCGTCGGCGTGTACCAGGAGCTTTATCTGCTTGCCCAGGGAGAGGGCGACCTGTGGGTCGTGGACGCCCACGCGGCACACGAGCGGGCCCTCTACGAGCACTTCACCCGCACGCTGGGCTCGGCGCCGCCCGTCGAACTCCCCGAGCCCGAACTGCTGCACCTGACGCCCGAGCAGGTGGCCCGGCTGCACGAGCGCGGGGCCGAGTTACGCGCCTGGGGACTCGTGATCGAGGACTTCGGGGCGGGACTGGCTCGGCTGCGTGCTCTCCCCGCCGTCCTCGCCGCGCTGCCCGTGCCCCGGCTGCACGAGGAGATCGCGGAGGCCGCGCTGGGCGAGAACCCCGACCCCCGCCGCCACGTCCTCGCCCGGCTCGCCTGCGCGCCCGCGCTGAAGGCCGGGATGCTCGACGGGAGCAGGGGAGAGGCAGTGCTGGCCTCCCTGGGCACCTGCGAGCAGCCCTGGTCTTGCCCGCACGGACGGCCCACCACCCTGCGGCTGTCCGAGCGCGACCTCGCCCATGCCTTCGGGCGGCGGGGGGTGCGGGACGTGGCGCGGGGGCGGGACACGGGAGAGGGGCAGCGGGTGGGGCCGTTCCGGGAGTAG